The Panthera uncia isolate 11264 chromosome C2, Puncia_PCG_1.0, whole genome shotgun sequence genome contains a region encoding:
- the LOC125921487 gene encoding zinc finger protein with KRAB and SCAN domains 7-like gives MECPDLPAKQEVSKGLGSSDGTSGGLCGVVSGEPEAGTACEGALEKLEGQPSDEEGSRLESDFFKLTHKDKGKSTKDGCDEYKDPSLSSNATEHQRVLKGQKFYQCDECGKAFNWSSHLIGHQRIHTGEKPYECNECGKTFRQTSQLIVHLRTHTGEKPYECSECGKTYRHSSHLIQHQRLHNGEKPYKCNDCGKAFNESSKLFDHQRTHTGEKPYECTECGAAFSRSKNLVRHQVLHTGKKPHKCSECGKAFCSNRNLTDHQRIHTGEKPYECNECGKAFSRSKCLIRHQSLHTGEKPYKCSECGKAFNQISQLVDHERIHTGEKPFECNECGKAFSLSKCLIRHQRLHTGEKPYKCNECGKSFNQNSYLIIHQRIHTGEKPYECNECGKVFSHNSSLMVHQRTHTGEKPYKCNDCGKAFSDSSQLTVHQRVHTGEKPYECIECGKAFSQRSTFNHHQRTHTGEKHSVLARSVS, from the coding sequence ATGGAGTGTCCAGATTTGCCTGCAAAGCAGGAAGTTTCTAAAGGACTGGGGTCATCTGATGGGACATCAGGAGGCCTCTGTGGGGTGGTTTCTGGGGAACCAGAGGCAGGAACTGCCTGTGAAGGTGCTTTAGAGAAGCTGGAAGGGCAACCCTCAGATGAGGAAGGGAGCAGACTGGAAAGTGACTTCTTCAAACTAACACACAAGGATAAAGGTAAATCCACAAAAGATGGATGTGATGAATATAAGGATCCAAGTCTGTCCTCTAATGCTACAGAACATCAGAGAGTTCTCAAGGGACAGAAATTTTACCAGTGTGATGAATGTGGTAAAGCTTTTAATTGGAGTTCACATCTCATTGGGCACCAGAGaatccatactggagagaaaccctatgagtgTAATGAGTGTGGGAAGACTTTCAGGCAGACCTCTCAGCTCATAGTTCATCTCAGAACCCATACAGGGGAAAAACCCTATGAGTGCAGTGAGTGTGGAAAGACTTACCGACACAGCTCCCATCTTATTCAACACCAGAGACTCCATAATGGTGAGAAGCCATATAAATGCAATGATTGTGGAAAAGCTTTCAACGAGAGTTCCAAGCTCTTTGACCATCAAAGAAcccatactggagagaaaccttatgaatgcaCTGAGTGTGGGGCTGCCTTTAGTCGGAGTAAAAATCTTGTTCGACATCAGGTACTTCACACTGGTAAGAAACCTCACAAGTgtagtgaatgtgggaaagctttctGTTCTAATAGAAATCTTACTGATCATCAGAGAATCCATACTGGCGAAAAGCCTTATGAGTGTAATGAATGTGGCAAGGCCTTCAGTCGGAGTAAATGTCTTATTCGACATCAGAGTCTCCACACTGGGGAAAAACCATACAAATGCAgtgagtgtgggaaagcctttaatCAGATCTCTCAACTTGTTGACCATGAGcgaattcatactggagaaaaaccttttgaatgtaatgaatgtggtaAGGCATTCAGTCTCAGTAAATGTCTTATTCGACATCAGAGACTCCACACAGGTGAAAAGCCCTATAAATGCAACGAGTGTGGAAAATCCTTCAATCAGAACTCATACCTCATTATACaccagagaattcacactggTGAGAAGCCTTATGAATGTAATGAGTGTGGAAAGGTCTTTAGTCATAATTCTAGCCTTATGGTTCATCAAAGAACCCATACTGGGGAGAAACCCTATAAATGCAATGATTGTGGGAAAGCTTTTAGTGACAGCTCACAGCTCACTGTGCATCAGAgagttcacactggagagaagccctatGAGTGTATtgagtgtgggaaagcctttagtcAGCGTTCCACTTTCAATCACCACCAGCgaactcacactggagagaagcaCTCAGTTCTGGCTCGCTCAGTTAGTTAA